Below is a genomic region from Ziziphus jujuba cultivar Dongzao chromosome 7, ASM3175591v1.
gaaaaatggaatAGAATGAAACTCATTCTATTAACAGgttcaaatgattttttttttttcttttttttcctaatcaCAAGATGGAGAAGAATGATTTTCGCCAAGATGAGGTTCGAAGTCATTAGGCAAAACTCAAGAACAGGttcaaatgattttcaatttaatgttcttgtttttctttactttatagctaggctttttcttttttttttattatttttttaaaaatttgtagaaaaaaaaatataaatgttatCAAAGACAAATTGGATTAAATTAAGTAATCCATAGAAGAGaaagatgaaaaaattaattaacgaTTGTGAAAGTGGGTTGATGACAAAAATATATTGTCTATTTgtcagaaaaaaatattatttatcattaatgaaacCTACATgatatgaaataatttaaattattattattaaaagatttatttttgaaattttgatataaaaataataaaattaaatatcacaactaaaatttactttataaactatgataattattaataataacaaaaaataaaattgtttgtcATATCAACTGCAGTAAAAAGGTTAATAAGTAGTACACATGAGAAAAATATGTATGCAAAGTATAAAGACACATCTATTGTCTCTATACTTAGGCTTAGTTGAGTGGTCCAATACGCCTCTAGACCGATCCATGAGGAAAATTTCCATCTTCACAAATTGTAGTTAAAAAGATTAGAGGCCAATAAACCTCATAATTTTTGGTGATAATGAAAGGCGTTTGTCctattgaataaaaatacaaCAACGTACAGTCGTAAAACGCGTGAACTCTCAAACACCTTTAGAAAAATATtggaattcaaataaaattaagatagTACCACTACTTCCAAATGCTTGGTTgttggaattttaatttttattgttattgtctCTGTACGATCATTACCTGTAAACACTCTCTCTTTCGGTAGAAATTATGTTCACCTAGTTTATGAAGATTATACAcattataaaattctataaataggGGAAACCATATCACCCATACACAAAACACACTTCACAGAGAATATAACATTACTAAAGAATAATTTGATTATTGTGAGTGTGAGAGATGGAGGTGGTTCAAGTGCTACACATGAATGGAGGAATGGGAGAAACAAGTTATGCAAATAACTCCCTAGTTCAGGTATATCTAATATCTTTATACCAATAGTTAAATAGTACTCATGCATCAACATATCTTAGTAGTTAAATAATACTCATGCATCAACATATCTTAGTATAcatctacacacacacacacacacatcatTTTATCattcaaattgaatgtaattATAATATCTTCTTTAAGatcaaatctaatttttttttttttttttaattcttagtTGTATTTGAACATGTTTTCgcaaaataattttgatgagAGCTTTGTGGGATTTGGGTTTTGACAGCAAAAGGTAATAACCATGACGAAGCCCATAATGGAAGAAGCCATAACCAGTCTCTACTGCAGAACCTTCCCAACGACCTTAACCATCGCTGACTTGGGTTGTTCTTCCGGACCAAACACTTTCTTGGCGGTTTCCCAACTCATCAAATCAGTTCAGGCGGTTTGCCGGAAACTTGGGAAGCAGCCACCCGAATATCAAGTGCTTCTGAATGATCTTCCTGGGAACGACTTCAACACCATTTTCAGGTCCATTTCGAGCTTCCAAGACAAGCTCAAAAACCAAATGGGCTCTAGCTTTGGGCCTTGTTTTTTCACCGGCGTTCCAGGTTCCTTCTATGGCAGACTTTTCGCTACCAGCACTCTCCACTTTGTCCATTCCTCTTATAGTCTCCAATGGCTTTCTCAGGTAAGTTTAGTTTAATTTCGTATCCAACCATATGCCATCATCAGTCACTTATAACCAATATGATTTCAACAACTTAAGCCTTGTGATTTGAACCACAAATATGTCTTGCATTTTGAGGTTCGTTATCATATTAAATTACCATTTATTTCAAGAGTTTAAATTGTTAATAGATGGATTAagtatgtataataaattagtGTCTCATGAGATCAGGTTCCTGAAGGGTTGGAGAATAACAAAGGCAATATCTACATAGCCAGCACTAGCCCTCCGAGCGTGCTGAAAGCATACCGTGAGCAGTTTCAAAGAGATTTTTCGTACTTTTTGAAGTGTCGCTCGAAGGAACTGATGGGAGGAGGTCGCATGGTATTAACAATTCTAGGGAGGAAGAACGAAGATCCTTCAAGCAAAGATGGGTGTTACATTTGGGAGCTTATGGCTATGGCTCTCAATGACATGGTCTCTGAAGGAATTATAGAAGAAGAGAAACTCAACTCCTTCAACATCCCTCAATACACTCCGTCTCCATTGGAAGTCAAAGAAGAGGTTATAAAAGATGGATCATTCATCATTGATCGGCTGGAAGTTTCGGAGGTCAACTGGAATGCTTATGACAGTGAGTTTAGTCCCTCCGACACACTCGACGAAGGTGGATACAGCGTCGCCAAGTGCATGAGAGCTGTCGCTGAACCTTTGCTTGTCAGCCATTTCGGTGAAGGAATTATTGAGGAGGTGTTTCGAAGGTACAGGGAAATTGTGGCTGATTGCATGTCTAAGGAGAAGACCGAGTTCATCAATGTCACTATCTCCGTCACCAAAAGATGAGGATGATATATTCCATCTgtttttttaagatataaaaatatctattacTGTATGTAATCGATAATGAAGGTCCTCTAGTATCCATTCGTGTTTATTGTTGCTTTTCTTGGTGTGCTTTATTTGTGGTCAGGTTTTCTAGGCTAGCTAAGGGCCTTGGGATGACTGCAGGTTGCAAGTTGTACGTGTTgtcgtttttcttttctttttttcaaatgtaTTTCTTTGTGTTTGATTCgagcaattaattaatgtacTTCCATGATTAAATTATGAAGACCACATGAAGTATGTTATCTCTGTCAACTTCATTATTCGTGCTCTATAGAGGATTTGGATTAGTTGGGATCTTATTGATACAATAAAGTGTTAAAAAAAGGTTTTCAATTGCTTGATTGaacttttagttttaaatcattACGCTTTGAGATAACAGCATCACCTCAGCCGttagaaaaatatttcaaacaaattatgtatatatattataaatataagtgctactttttgttttgcttgAAAATATAAGTGCTACTTTTGGTAAAATGATTGTGGACTTCTCTATCTCTTcccatcaaaatatatattggcTAATgcggaaaaagaaaataaaacttgcATATTGAACgcgtttttactttttgttctaaaaattctatacttagttttgattattttagaataaaaattttcatggtATGAATTTTAGCTTTAaacatcattttatttatttatttttgtgaaaattttacttttttatcgTACATAAAAAGAAGTAgactatattaatatattttacgtG
It encodes:
- the LOC107424658 gene encoding S-adenosyl-L-methionine:benzoic acid/salicylic acid carboxyl methyltransferase 3 — protein: MEVVQVLHMNGGMGETSYANNSLVQQKVITMTKPIMEEAITSLYCRTFPTTLTIADLGCSSGPNTFLAVSQLIKSVQAVCRKLGKQPPEYQVLLNDLPGNDFNTIFRSISSFQDKLKNQMGSSFGPCFFTGVPGSFYGRLFATSTLHFVHSSYSLQWLSQVPEGLENNKGNIYIASTSPPSVLKAYREQFQRDFSYFLKCRSKELMGGGRMVLTILGRKNEDPSSKDGCYIWELMAMALNDMVSEGIIEEEKLNSFNIPQYTPSPLEVKEEVIKDGSFIIDRLEVSEVNWNAYDSEFSPSDTLDEGGYSVAKCMRAVAEPLLVSHFGEGIIEEVFRRYREIVADCMSKEKTEFINVTISVTKR